The Glycine max cultivar Williams 82 chromosome 17, Glycine_max_v4.0, whole genome shotgun sequence genome contains the following window.
tcaataaagatcaaggtggaccatccacaaggccacaacaacatgggcctagtctctatgatcgcACAATGAAGCTGTaagagactctagctcagtTCATGCAGGTTTCTATGTCCAACTAGAAGAGCATAGAGTTTGCCATAAAGAATCTGAAGGTCCAAGTGGGACAGCTTGCAAAGAAATTGGCGGATAGATCATCAAGCAGTTTTATAGTTAATACAGAgaaaaatcccaaggaggagTGTAAAGCTGTGATGACTAGAAGTAGAAGGGCAATCCATGTGGATGAGAGTGAAGCTAAGAAGGAGATGGAGGAACATAAACAACAGTTGGCACCTAAGCCAACACTTGAACCCGTTTCTGATTTTGTAGAACTTGAAGAGATTAATGAGGGGGCTAAAGATGATAAGGAagaagagacaccaataaaagagaaagaaaaagaaagaataaaagaagaagaaaaagaaaaagaaaaaagttgaaaaattgaaaacaaaaagagaaagttgttgatgatgagatGAAGAGAGGCAAGAGTGAGGCAAACACTAAAAAGAAGAAGGATACTACTCCAAATGAAGGCAAGGAAGTACCTTATCCTTTGGTACCTTcccagaaagagaaagaaagacatttggccagatttcttgatatcttcaagaaactagAAATTACTTTAccctttggagaagcacttCAACAAATGCcccctctatgccaaatttttaaaagatatgctgacaaagaagaactggtacatccatagtgacaAAATTATGGTGGAAGGCAATTGTAGTGCTGTGATTCAACGcattcttccacctaagcacaaagatccgGGAGTTGTCACGATACTGTGTTCCATTGGTGAAGTTGTTGTAggaaaagctctcatagacttgggagctagtatcaactTAATGCCTCTCTCTATGTGCCGGCgacttggagagatagagataatgcTTACACGCATGACCCTCCAGTTAGCTGATTGCTCCATCACAAGACCgtatggagtgattgaagatgttttggtgaaggtgaaACACCTTATATTTCTAGCTGATTTTGTGGTGATAGACATAGAAGAGGATGTTGatattcctctcattcttggcTGCCCATTCATGTCTATTGCAAGCTGTGTAGTAGATATG
Protein-coding sequences here:
- the LOC102660569 gene encoding uncharacterized protein; this translates as MVEGNCSAVIQRILPPKHKDPGVVTILCSIGEVVVGKALIDLGASINLMPLSMCRRLGEIEIMLTRMTLQLADCSITRPYGVIEDVLVKVKHLIFLADFVVIDIEEDVDIPLILGCPFMSIASCVVDMGKKMLQMGIEDQKISFDLFHEDKEPPERKVCFKVHVMEERRPEKKVLEVGTLLDPR